The window GCCGGTCACCACGACATAATCACATTGCCCGTCGGTTTGACAGGTGGAGGAGACGAGGCGGCTGAACTCACGTGCGACGTCATAATATTTGGACAGGTCGAGCTGCCGTTTGGCTATGGCTACGCTTTGTCGGCAGAGAGGGTCCGAGGGGGATTTAGCCGCTTCAGCCTCCTTCAGCCTCAGAGTTTCTCTGGCGACTGCCGGTTCTTGCAGCCTGGCGCTCCCGAATACAACTATGGTCGAGCGGATGCCATGCTCGCGCTGGATCAGCTCGGGCTTGAGAAGCTCAAGCCCGACACGGACCGAACGCAGCTCATCCCGCTGGAGAAACTCTATATCGCGATCGGCAGGAAGATAGGCAGAGGATCGTGCGTCTGCTTTGGGGGAATCTGAATCAGAAGGAGAAGTCATGGGAGCGATTATAGCTGGCACATAGACTTCCGGCAATTCGCAATATGGCGCGTACGTTCATCTAGGCTTCGTTCGGGCGATCCTCTAAGCTCTTCTGGCAACCCAGAATAAAATCTGTTTCAAAGATGGCATAGGATGACGGCGCAAGTCCCACTCGACGGTACACGGCCTGCGCCGTACTGTTACTCTCTTCGACGTAGAGGCGGACCCCACAGACGTTCGAACTGGTCTTGGCGCGGGTCATCACCGTTTCATGCATCCGGAGAAAAACGCTCTGGCGACGCCAGGCTTGGTCCACATATACGCTCTGAATCCACCAAAAGACGCCGTTACGCCAATCACTCCATTCATAGGTGATCATCAACTGCCCCAGCAGCAATCGCCGGCCTGCCTGCTCCAGTTCGGCGACCATAAAGAAGCCGCGCTCGGGAGAGTCCAGGAGGGCGGCAGTTCCGGCCTGGAGGCGGTCGAGATCGAGGCGGCGATTTTCCGTTTCCAGCGCCATGGCTGCGCTGAATGAGGCGATGGTAGCTGCATCGTCCGGCCTGGCGAGTCGGACCGTGAGGTGTTCGAGTATCGACATGACAGTCAGGCTGTGACCTTTGGAGCTTGCAACCATCCGGCTGCCGGCTTGTACAGGCCGGCGGTAAATTCCATCTTCATGGCCTCTTCCGCCGGCAGATTGATCGGGCGAACCTGCGACTGTGGAATAAACGCAAGGAAGCCGGTAAAGGGATGGATGGCCGTGGGCACGAACACCATGAGCAGACTTGCTCCCGGTGCGACTTGCAATGATGGAGGGGCGATCCCCATGATAAATCCGATCGCCCAGAGACCGTCGCGAGGAAATGGAAAGGCCACCACGGTGCTGCGCCCGAAACGGGAACGGAAGCTCAACAGATCGGTCATCCCCTTGAGGGTCATGTAGACGCTACGGACCAGGGGAATCTGTTCGATCCATCGTTCTGTCTGGATGATGATGCGCCGCCCGATTACATGAGTGGCGATGGCGCCGATGGCAAGAACGAGGATGAAAAACAGAATGAGACTGAGCCCGGGAATCTGCCGCGCCTCAATGGTCCAGGGAAGCTCGACGAGCAACTCGTTCAGCGCGTGAAGCAGCGTAAA of the Nitrospirota bacterium genome contains:
- a CDS encoding GNAT family N-acetyltransferase yields the protein MSILEHLTVRLARPDDAATIASFSAAMALETENRRLDLDRLQAGTAALLDSPERGFFMVAELEQAGRRLLLGQLMITYEWSDWRNGVFWWIQSVYVDQAWRRQSVFLRMHETVMTRAKTSSNVCGVRLYVEESNSTAQAVYRRVGLAPSSYAIFETDFILGCQKSLEDRPNEA
- a CDS encoding DUF502 domain-containing protein, with translation MAKSLWKYSVAGLLLLVPAWATFLILFTLLHALNELLVELPWTIEARQIPGLSLILFFILVLAIGAIATHVIGRRIIIQTERWIEQIPLVRSVYMTLKGMTDLLSFRSRFGRSTVVAFPFPRDGLWAIGFIMGIAPPSLQVAPGASLLMVFVPTAIHPFTGFLAFIPQSQVRPINLPAEEAMKMEFTAGLYKPAAGWLQAPKVTA